A portion of the Desulfomonilia bacterium genome contains these proteins:
- a CDS encoding carbonic anhydrase produces the protein MSKEIITRILENNEKFVSGHDENYFKLHSTSQQPKITLVSCCDSRVQPGIIEPDPINKVFTVETIGNQMTSAQGSVDYGVLHLHTPVLLIMGHTDCGAVKAFMKGYEKENDAIKRELDNMKPSLKAPDADADFNRELISNIRKNLDYQTSVAVDRYSKLIEDGSLTVIGSIYDFQNAFGKGYGRLLIRSINGKTGLKREDMLACGVDLKDYVD, from the coding sequence TTGTCAAAAGAAATAATTACACGGATATTGGAGAATAATGAAAAGTTTGTTTCAGGGCACGACGAAAACTATTTCAAACTCCATTCAACTTCTCAACAACCGAAAATAACGCTTGTTTCCTGCTGCGACTCGCGTGTTCAGCCCGGAATAATAGAGCCTGACCCGATAAACAAGGTATTTACCGTCGAGACAATCGGCAATCAGATGACATCTGCGCAGGGTTCGGTTGACTACGGCGTGCTTCATCTGCACACCCCGGTGCTTTTGATCATGGGCCATACCGACTGCGGGGCAGTCAAGGCTTTCATGAAAGGTTATGAAAAGGAGAATGACGCTATCAAGCGTGAACTGGACAATATGAAACCGTCCCTTAAGGCTCCTGATGCTGATGCGGATTTCAATAGAGAGCTTATAAGCAATATCAGAAAAAACCTGGATTATCAGACCAGTGTTGCAGTTGACAGATATTCAAAGCTAATAGAAGATGGTTCTCTTACCGTGATCGGATCGATATATGATTTTCAGAATGCCTTCGGCAAGGGATACGGGAGGCTCCTGATCAGGAGCATCAATGGAAAAACAGGCCTGAAAAGGGAAGACATGCTGGCTTGCGGCGTGGATCTGAAAGATTATGTTGATTAG
- a CDS encoding OFA family MFS transporter encodes MAGNENLESKRWGIAIAAIVMQLCLGTVYAWSVFKKPLMGAHGWEEAATQYTFMIFMFTVGCAAAFGGMLVDKKGPKFVATLGGILFGLSTLLAGVADQIASLPLLYLSYGLIGGLGNGFCYVTPIATLIRWFPDKRGLVTGLAVMGFGMGAFFMGQIAPMMIGSFKGGLTASGVALTFYIWGVIFLILVTGAAQLFKNPPAGWLPAGFTPSASTVSAADSLMFGQAVKTPQWWMLWAMLFLNVSAGLGLISQLSPLAQDYYKPLADVSLTGEALVKKLAAMGGLVVAISAIFNGLGRLFWASMSDKIGRKGVFGTMFASQAIIYILVALGILSNYWIFLVAACYLLSCYGGGFATMPAFAADNFGPGYIGKVYGFMLTAWACAGVLGPLVFAKFKAQALYIAACLLVIGLVIDLVFKNRSKKAAA; translated from the coding sequence ATGGCCGGTAATGAGAATCTCGAAAGCAAAAGATGGGGAATAGCAATAGCTGCAATTGTGATGCAGCTGTGCCTGGGCACCGTGTATGCCTGGTCGGTCTTCAAGAAGCCGCTTATGGGGGCGCATGGATGGGAAGAAGCTGCAACTCAATATACTTTTATGATCTTCATGTTCACTGTCGGGTGCGCCGCTGCATTCGGAGGGATGCTTGTTGATAAAAAAGGGCCTAAATTCGTTGCTACACTTGGCGGTATCCTTTTCGGCCTGAGCACTCTTCTTGCAGGTGTTGCCGATCAGATAGCTAGCCTTCCGCTTCTTTATCTGTCATACGGATTGATCGGCGGCCTGGGCAACGGCTTCTGTTATGTTACGCCGATAGCGACCCTCATCCGCTGGTTCCCTGATAAGCGCGGTCTTGTAACAGGCCTTGCAGTAATGGGATTTGGCATGGGCGCATTTTTCATGGGACAGATCGCTCCCATGATGATCGGGTCTTTCAAAGGCGGTCTTACAGCTTCAGGAGTTGCCCTTACATTCTATATATGGGGTGTGATATTCCTGATCCTCGTAACAGGCGCTGCACAGTTATTCAAGAACCCGCCTGCAGGGTGGCTCCCGGCCGGATTCACACCTTCAGCCAGCACTGTATCGGCGGCAGATTCCCTTATGTTTGGCCAGGCGGTAAAGACACCCCAGTGGTGGATGCTCTGGGCCATGCTGTTCCTGAATGTTTCCGCAGGCCTTGGTCTTATCTCTCAGCTCTCTCCTCTGGCACAGGATTATTACAAGCCGCTTGCCGATGTTTCATTGACCGGAGAGGCACTGGTAAAGAAGCTGGCTGCCATGGGCGGACTGGTAGTCGCAATATCGGCCATATTCAACGGTCTCGGCAGGCTCTTCTGGGCTAGCATGTCGGATAAGATAGGAAGAAAAGGTGTTTTCGGAACGATGTTTGCTTCTCAGGCGATAATTTATATCCTTGTCGCACTGGGAATTCTTTCCAACTACTGGATATTCCTGGTTGCAGCATGTTACCTTCTTTCTTGCTACGGCGGAGGCTTTGCAACCATGCCTGCATTTGCGGCTGATAACTTCGGGCCCGGCTACATAGGCAAAGTTTACGGCTTCATGCTTACTGCGTGGGCGTGTGCTGGTGTTCTGGGGCCTCTGGTATTCGCCAAATTCAAGGCGCAGGCCCTTTATATCGCAGCATGTCTTCTTGTTATTGGACTCGTAATAGACCTGGTGTTTAAGAACAGATCCAAAAAAGCAGCAGCGTAA
- the smc gene encoding chromosome segregation protein SMC: MKLRKVEIQGFKTIAQKTVLDFPAAITCIAGPNGCGKSNVVDAIKWALGEQAPKAIRASAMGDVIFSGTQDVPEQSMASVALYFENDGRFYPGRFEGVNGFSVARKLFRDGESIYTLNNLKCRLKDISDIFLDTGLDRQGYAIIDQDRVKDIILSKPEDIRHLIEEVAGLGHLRVKRADTIKQHELTLAGLQHTKDILAELARQKDSLKSQASKARKYQVLKDRMNELTKLVWAIEIKEVRKKHEELVSHLAVIEDEIMKAKISSEEENRLFEDQIRKLNEIKINIDSINAGLNNARARHDLCIAERDASIERMKDIQASLLHLASKIEAAEMEAAALDTQIRKAEEERERLNNKEAGVDSDLKAASEYSDALSAKLAGISADYDKKRSELFEKLGSERLIDQRINYLNQRFNEISSGVKSRQDDINNLNSEIGILCERIEKHDAVINGIDAGIATCNEKMLMVSSNRDRLINNIEETRNILAGKEKELAGLKAKTEMLTVIANSSPHATLDKNDKSHKRLADVIKVKKGFEDAAGSLGEMLDYLIIKDLDELFEPGVNIAAAPGYIPLEPDMGDDSVEKRPLPESVLGHLRNYISPAKGYEAVVNIISKGKCIVNDIRTAVNLWKNLERSHNYITINGITLETSGILRVNAERDKYAGMLKARAELEIQNLISAELEIEIEKIKESIEFDLEKLHNVKTEILLLSENISSLEEEKSAAASLRRAESLKKEIAEKRCKDFLKDIKSWEEMTTSVKAEIEAAKKEKEDFEQLLERLKSELKILETKKTDAVEVLDKAINERRLITEKLTVIKVEKASFDEKIKGLKASAVRVKSELETDKASICELRQKEAGITSMLKNAEEVVINTIADIKAKEIELEKIIPEYSKLSQETEEINKHALAINAFISSQEERRNMILLESKEQEIAERMISERYSGRFGEGPLPEVPQDFDPSSARVEAAKLQTRVDMLGQINFASIESYDETQTRYDEMHTRYQELVLESERLKELVSSIEHESQKEFKTTFAKVRENFQEIFSSMFGGGQADIILQEGGMDAGVDIYACPPFKKLKMMSLLSEGEKTLTAISFIFALFKVRPSPFCILDEVDAPLDDSNINSFNNLIRSFADDSQFIVVTHNKNTMEMTDIIYGVTFNKPGVTKIISMDLRNI; this comes from the coding sequence ATGAAATTGAGAAAAGTTGAGATACAAGGATTCAAGACCATAGCCCAAAAGACAGTACTTGATTTTCCTGCCGCCATAACCTGCATTGCCGGACCAAACGGATGCGGAAAAAGCAATGTCGTCGATGCGATAAAATGGGCGCTTGGAGAACAGGCCCCCAAGGCCATTCGTGCAAGTGCAATGGGAGATGTGATATTTTCCGGAACTCAGGATGTTCCTGAACAAAGCATGGCCAGTGTTGCCCTTTATTTCGAAAACGACGGCAGATTCTATCCGGGAAGATTTGAAGGTGTCAATGGATTCTCCGTTGCAAGAAAGCTTTTCAGGGATGGTGAAAGCATCTATACCCTTAATAACCTGAAGTGCAGATTGAAAGACATATCAGATATCTTTCTGGATACGGGGCTGGACAGGCAGGGTTATGCCATAATCGATCAGGACAGAGTAAAGGATATCATCCTGTCAAAACCTGAGGATATCAGGCATCTGATAGAAGAAGTGGCTGGATTGGGCCATTTGAGAGTCAAAAGAGCCGATACGATAAAACAACATGAATTAACTCTGGCAGGTCTTCAACATACAAAAGATATCCTTGCGGAGCTGGCCAGGCAGAAAGATAGCCTCAAGTCGCAGGCATCTAAAGCCAGAAAATATCAGGTACTCAAAGACAGAATGAACGAATTGACAAAGCTTGTCTGGGCCATCGAGATCAAAGAGGTTCGAAAAAAACATGAAGAGCTTGTTAGTCATCTTGCAGTTATCGAAGATGAGATAATGAAGGCAAAAATATCCTCCGAGGAGGAAAACAGGCTTTTTGAAGATCAAATTAGGAAATTAAACGAAATAAAGATAAATATCGACAGCATAAACGCAGGCCTGAACAATGCCAGGGCAAGACACGATCTTTGCATTGCGGAAAGAGACGCGTCAATTGAACGAATGAAAGACATTCAAGCGTCGCTTCTCCATCTTGCTTCTAAAATCGAGGCTGCCGAAATGGAAGCCGCTGCTTTGGATACTCAAATCAGGAAAGCGGAAGAGGAAAGAGAAAGGCTCAATAACAAAGAAGCCGGAGTGGATTCGGATCTCAAAGCGGCGTCTGAATATTCTGATGCCCTTTCAGCAAAATTGGCCGGGATTTCAGCCGATTATGACAAAAAACGTTCGGAGCTGTTTGAAAAACTTGGCAGCGAAAGGCTTATTGATCAACGCATCAATTATCTTAACCAGCGCTTCAATGAAATATCGAGCGGTGTAAAATCAAGACAGGATGACATAAATAATCTCAATTCCGAGATCGGGATTCTATGCGAGAGAATTGAAAAACATGATGCGGTTATCAATGGAATCGACGCCGGAATAGCCACCTGCAACGAGAAGATGCTTATGGTGTCTTCAAACAGGGACCGTCTAATAAATAATATAGAGGAAACAAGGAATATTCTTGCCGGAAAAGAAAAAGAACTTGCGGGCTTGAAGGCAAAAACGGAAATGCTAACGGTGATTGCAAATTCGTCGCCGCACGCCACACTTGATAAAAATGATAAATCGCATAAACGTCTGGCAGATGTTATCAAGGTAAAGAAAGGATTCGAAGATGCTGCAGGATCGTTGGGAGAAATGCTTGATTACCTCATAATAAAGGACCTTGATGAACTCTTTGAACCGGGTGTGAACATCGCAGCCGCCCCTGGTTACATACCATTGGAGCCTGACATGGGGGATGATTCCGTGGAAAAGAGACCACTGCCTGAATCAGTGCTGGGCCACCTGAGGAATTATATAAGTCCGGCAAAAGGATATGAGGCTGTCGTCAATATAATCTCGAAGGGGAAATGCATTGTCAATGATATCCGGACCGCCGTTAACCTGTGGAAAAATCTGGAACGCTCACATAATTATATAACAATAAATGGAATAACCCTGGAAACTTCGGGTATATTGAGGGTTAACGCCGAAAGGGATAAATATGCCGGGATGCTGAAAGCCCGGGCCGAACTTGAAATACAGAATTTAATTTCAGCAGAACTTGAAATAGAAATTGAAAAGATAAAAGAATCAATCGAATTTGATTTGGAAAAACTGCACAATGTTAAAACAGAAATTTTACTCCTGAGCGAGAATATATCCAGTCTGGAAGAAGAAAAATCAGCAGCAGCCTCATTGAGGCGGGCAGAGTCTTTAAAAAAAGAAATAGCGGAAAAACGTTGCAAGGATTTTTTAAAGGATATCAAGTCATGGGAGGAGATGACAACTTCTGTAAAAGCTGAGATTGAAGCTGCAAAAAAAGAAAAAGAAGATTTTGAGCAGCTTCTGGAAAGGCTGAAATCCGAACTTAAAATTCTTGAAACAAAAAAAACAGATGCAGTTGAGGTCTTGGATAAGGCCATAAATGAAAGAAGGCTTATTACTGAAAAGCTTACCGTCATCAAAGTCGAAAAGGCATCTTTTGATGAGAAGATAAAAGGTCTCAAGGCATCAGCAGTGAGGGTGAAAAGTGAGCTCGAAACCGACAAGGCAAGCATTTGTGAACTCAGACAGAAAGAAGCCGGAATAACCTCAATGCTTAAAAACGCGGAAGAAGTAGTCATTAACACCATTGCGGATATAAAGGCAAAAGAGATCGAATTGGAAAAAATAATCCCTGAGTATTCAAAATTGTCACAGGAGACGGAAGAAATTAATAAACATGCCCTTGCCATTAATGCGTTCATCTCGTCACAAGAGGAAAGAAGAAACATGATTCTTCTTGAATCCAAGGAGCAGGAAATTGCTGAAAGGATGATTTCAGAGCGCTATTCAGGCAGATTCGGCGAGGGTCCCTTGCCGGAGGTCCCGCAGGATTTTGATCCATCTTCTGCGAGGGTGGAAGCGGCAAAATTGCAGACAAGGGTGGACATGCTCGGCCAGATAAATTTCGCATCAATAGAATCTTATGATGAAACTCAGACCAGATATGATGAGATGCATACCCGGTATCAGGAACTGGTGCTCGAAAGTGAGAGGCTTAAGGAACTTGTTTCCAGCATTGAGCATGAAAGCCAGAAGGAATTCAAAACCACATTTGCAAAGGTCAGGGAAAACTTCCAGGAGATATTCTCATCCATGTTTGGCGGCGGACAGGCAGACATAATTCTTCAGGAAGGCGGTATGGATGCGGGAGTTGATATCTATGCATGTCCACCTTTTAAGAAACTCAAGATGATGAGTCTGTTGTCTGAAGGGGAAAAGACTCTAACCGCCATCTCTTTTATCTTTGCTCTTTTCAAGGTCAGGCCTTCGCCATTCTGCATACTCGATGAAGTTGACGCTCCTCTTGATGATTCCAATATCAACAGCTTCAACAACCTGATACGTTCATTTGCCGATGACTCTCAGTTCATTGTAGTCACACACAACAAGAATACGATGGAAATGACTGATATCATCTATGGTGTTACGTTCAATAAGCCGGGAGTGACAAAGATTATATCCATGGACCTTCGAAATATTTAA
- a CDS encoding DNA mismatch repair protein MutS, which yields MKTLLMYEDDCDLNQSLPVNEQELIKDLELNTLFNAMSAGDRFIYDVVKKTVLSGLNNDPETIVYRQNIIKDCLENPSVVRNLYSLTIETIENKKKSWLGIFTHKHPSSILYSAVGMMQLYVSMLKKLRNVAYEHSAGFNSRGFTAFFELLKEEINDEYLLSVQNHLKELKFGNGVLMSAELGEGNIGVNYILRKSNNKRQGWIKQLFIKIPDGYSFTISDRDESGCRALSELRDRGLNFVANALAQSADHILGFFNRLRTELAFYVGCLNLHEQLVQIKAPVSFPMPEGSGERRLSFKGLYDVCLALTMKKKVVGNDLNADNKCLFLVTGANQGGKSTFLRSIGLAQLMMQSGMFVPADSFSSDICDGLFTHYKREEDASMVSGKLDEELSRMSNIIDNITLNSLLLLNESFAATNKREGSEISRQIIGALLEKRIKTIFVTHGFDFAYDLYERRLETTTFLRAERRSDGKRTFRIIEGEPLQTSFGEDLYKRIFESDREKGYPDEIEKS from the coding sequence ATGAAAACCCTCCTCATGTATGAAGATGATTGCGATCTGAATCAGTCATTGCCTGTGAATGAACAGGAATTGATAAAAGACCTGGAATTAAACACGCTTTTCAATGCCATGTCGGCCGGCGATCGGTTTATATATGATGTCGTGAAGAAAACTGTTCTCTCAGGGTTGAACAATGACCCTGAAACGATTGTTTACCGCCAGAATATCATCAAGGATTGTCTTGAAAATCCTTCAGTTGTCAGGAATCTGTATTCCCTTACCATTGAAACAATTGAAAACAAGAAAAAGAGCTGGTTGGGTATTTTTACTCATAAACATCCATCTTCGATACTTTACAGCGCTGTCGGCATGATGCAGTTGTATGTGAGCATGCTTAAAAAACTGAGGAATGTTGCGTATGAACATTCCGCCGGATTTAACTCCAGGGGTTTCACCGCTTTTTTTGAGCTGTTGAAAGAAGAAATAAACGACGAATATCTGCTCAGCGTTCAAAATCACCTCAAGGAACTTAAGTTCGGAAACGGCGTATTGATGAGCGCTGAATTGGGAGAAGGAAACATCGGCGTTAATTATATACTTCGTAAATCCAACAATAAAAGACAAGGCTGGATTAAACAGCTCTTTATAAAAATTCCGGATGGTTATTCTTTCACGATCAGCGACCGTGATGAAAGCGGGTGCCGGGCGTTGTCAGAATTGAGAGACAGGGGACTCAACTTTGTAGCCAATGCCCTTGCCCAGTCCGCAGATCATATCCTTGGTTTTTTTAACAGATTGAGGACGGAATTGGCCTTTTACGTAGGCTGCCTGAATTTGCATGAGCAACTTGTCCAGATTAAAGCGCCGGTATCTTTTCCCATGCCTGAAGGTTCCGGTGAACGCAGGCTTTCTTTTAAAGGGTTATATGATGTATGCTTGGCCTTGACCATGAAGAAAAAAGTTGTGGGAAACGACCTGAATGCAGATAACAAATGCCTTTTTCTTGTTACCGGAGCAAATCAGGGAGGCAAATCGACCTTTTTGCGTAGTATTGGTTTAGCCCAGTTGATGATGCAAAGCGGCATGTTCGTACCGGCTGATTCGTTCAGTTCCGATATATGCGACGGCCTTTTTACGCACTATAAAAGGGAGGAAGACGCTTCCATGGTCAGCGGAAAGCTTGATGAGGAACTAAGCAGAATGAGCAATATCATAGATAATATAACGTTAAATTCCTTGCTGCTGCTGAATGAATCCTTTGCCGCAACAAATAAGAGAGAAGGCTCGGAGATATCCAGGCAGATAATCGGTGCATTACTGGAAAAACGTATCAAGACGATCTTTGTTACGCATGGATTTGATTTTGCTTATGACCTTTATGAAAGAAGGCTGGAAACCACCACCTTCTTGAGGGCCGAAAGACGATCTGACGGAAAGCGGACATTCAGGATCATCGAAGGTGAACCTCTTCAGACAAGCTTCGGTGAGGATCTATATAAAAGGATATTCGAATCTGATCGGGAAAAGGGATACCCTGATGAAATTGAGAAAAGTTGA
- a CDS encoding DNA mismatch repair protein MutS encodes MTFRSILFDKTPEESNGVRLEPHDFLTDLNLDQIIDTITVNKKEYNLKPFFYTILNDVGTIEYRHEIMRDLEDANLFECIKAFAQKMSKMRQYFSLVEKLNHKHHKQGWFLQSVKIYCDAVKTLKNDLTILDMRSKGLSAFREYLTGYVKSDRFISLKESIEKLDAGLSSVKYCVLINGLHVKVSKYESEPDYSVEVEKTFEKFKQGAAKDYRVKFPVMSGMNHVEEKILDLVAKLYPEIFSSLDKFYLGNADFLDETISVFEREIQFYLAYLEYAANFKQRGLKFCYPHVSRKCKDVYDFEGFDLALANKLINENSSVVCNDFYLRDRERIFVISGPNQGGKTTFARTFGQLHYLASLGCPVPGSKARLFLFDKLFTHFEKEEDIRNLRGKLQDDLVRIYAILNQSTPNSIIIMNEIFSSTTLKDAVFLSNKIMDKITQLDLLCVWVTFIDELSSVSEKTVSMVSTVIPENPVLRSFKIVRKPADGLSYALSIAEKHRLTYDYLMERLQL; translated from the coding sequence ATGACTTTCAGAAGTATTTTATTTGACAAAACCCCGGAAGAATCCAACGGGGTTCGTCTTGAACCGCATGATTTTTTGACTGACCTGAATCTGGATCAGATTATAGATACCATTACTGTCAACAAGAAGGAATACAATCTGAAACCTTTTTTTTATACAATCCTGAATGATGTGGGTACAATCGAATATCGTCATGAGATAATGCGTGATCTTGAAGATGCCAACCTGTTCGAATGCATAAAAGCATTTGCTCAAAAAATGAGCAAGATGCGCCAATATTTTTCATTGGTGGAAAAGCTCAACCACAAGCACCATAAGCAGGGTTGGTTTTTGCAATCGGTAAAGATTTATTGTGATGCAGTTAAAACCCTTAAGAATGACTTGACGATACTCGACATGAGATCAAAAGGTTTGTCAGCTTTCAGGGAATACCTGACCGGTTATGTCAAATCGGACCGGTTTATTTCACTTAAGGAAAGTATCGAGAAGCTTGATGCCGGTTTGTCATCAGTGAAATATTGTGTACTCATTAACGGGCTCCACGTGAAGGTAAGCAAATACGAATCTGAACCCGATTACAGTGTTGAGGTCGAGAAAACATTTGAAAAATTCAAACAGGGTGCAGCTAAAGATTACAGGGTCAAATTTCCCGTCATGTCCGGCATGAATCATGTCGAAGAAAAAATATTGGATTTGGTTGCCAAGCTGTATCCGGAGATATTCTCAAGTCTTGATAAATTTTATCTGGGAAATGCTGATTTTCTTGATGAAACAATAAGTGTTTTTGAAAGAGAAATTCAGTTTTATCTGGCTTATCTGGAATATGCCGCAAATTTCAAACAAAGAGGGTTGAAATTCTGCTATCCGCATGTTTCCAGAAAATGCAAGGATGTCTATGATTTTGAAGGATTTGATCTTGCACTTGCCAATAAACTCATTAACGAAAACTCTTCGGTTGTATGTAATGATTTTTATCTCAGGGACAGGGAGAGGATATTTGTAATATCCGGTCCGAATCAGGGAGGTAAAACAACATTTGCGCGGACCTTCGGGCAGTTGCATTATCTGGCCAGCCTGGGCTGTCCCGTGCCCGGCAGCAAGGCGCGGCTCTTCCTGTTTGACAAACTTTTTACTCATTTCGAAAAAGAAGAAGACATCAGAAATTTGAGGGGCAAGCTTCAGGATGACCTGGTCAGGATATATGCCATTCTTAATCAGTCTACTCCAAATAGTATCATCATCATGAACGAGATATTCAGTTCGACCACATTGAAAGATGCGGTTTTTTTGAGTAACAAAATCATGGATAAGATAACGCAACTGGATTTGCTCTGCGTATGGGTGACATTCATCGACGAACTGTCCTCTGTCAGTGAAAAGACGGTAAGCATGGTAAGCACGGTTATTCCCGAAAATCCGGTATTGCGGAGTTTTAAAATTGTCAGAAAACCTGCCGACGGTCTTTCGTATGCTTTGTCGATTGCCGAAAAACACCGGCTCACCTATGATTATCTCATGGAGCGTTTGCAATTATGA
- a CDS encoding MFS transporter, translating into MTFQANGKSNALRFIVLIGVVSLFADMTYEGARSITGPYLGSLGASATLIGIIAGLGELAGYGIRILSGYLSDRTKGYWVITIIGYLINLLAVPALALAGRWDLAACLVIAERIGKGIRNPARDAMLSHAAKDVGRGWGFGLHEALDQIGAVSGPLIVAAVLFFKGSYRTSFALLLIPALFAIGVLLVARFLYPSPKDMEPARQKSTGSFPGIFWLYLAGVGLIAAGYADYPLIAYHFSKGSSISQEWIPLFYAVAMGVDGLAAMAFGYLFDRIGFGILIVAAILSTAFAPLVFLGGFLPAMAGVVLWGIGMGAQESVMRAAVANMTSSDRRGTAYGMFNTGYGICWFVGSALMGYLYDVSVTYLVVFSVLIQLFSIPILLAVRRQWKSGTV; encoded by the coding sequence ATGACTTTTCAAGCAAACGGAAAATCAAACGCCCTGCGATTCATTGTACTTATCGGAGTTGTGAGCCTTTTCGCAGACATGACTTATGAAGGTGCCCGGAGCATTACCGGTCCGTACCTTGGCAGCCTGGGTGCAAGCGCCACATTGATCGGCATAATTGCAGGACTCGGCGAGTTGGCTGGATATGGAATTCGTATTCTGTCGGGCTATTTGAGCGACCGCACGAAGGGATATTGGGTCATCACCATCATCGGTTATCTGATAAACTTGCTGGCCGTTCCTGCACTTGCCCTTGCTGGCAGATGGGATCTGGCCGCATGTCTGGTAATCGCAGAACGGATAGGCAAGGGGATTCGCAACCCAGCCAGAGACGCCATGCTCTCACATGCCGCAAAGGATGTCGGCCGCGGGTGGGGTTTCGGCCTGCATGAGGCATTGGATCAGATAGGGGCTGTCTCCGGTCCCCTCATTGTCGCAGCGGTTCTGTTTTTTAAAGGGAGTTATCGTACAAGCTTTGCATTACTGCTCATTCCGGCGCTTTTTGCCATTGGCGTTCTCCTGGTCGCAAGATTTCTTTATCCGTCACCCAAGGATATGGAACCGGCCCGTCAGAAATCAACGGGGAGTTTCCCGGGGATATTCTGGCTTTACCTGGCAGGCGTAGGCTTAATAGCGGCTGGATATGCGGATTATCCGTTGATTGCATACCACTTCAGCAAGGGGTCTTCCATATCACAGGAATGGATTCCCCTGTTCTACGCAGTGGCGATGGGTGTCGACGGACTGGCTGCAATGGCTTTCGGTTATCTTTTCGACCGGATCGGTTTCGGAATCCTTATTGTGGCGGCAATTCTCTCTACAGCTTTTGCACCGCTGGTCTTTTTAGGCGGCTTTCTGCCGGCTATGGCCGGAGTTGTTCTCTGGGGGATCGGAATGGGCGCTCAGGAATCGGTCATGCGTGCGGCGGTTGCCAATATGACATCTTCCGACCGGCGGGGAACCGCATACGGGATGTTCAATACGGGATACGGCATTTGCTGGTTTGTCGGGAGCGCATTAATGGGTTATCTCTATGATGTCTCCGTTACTTATCTCGTTGTTTTTTCGGTTTTGATTCAATTATTCTCAATCCCGATTCTGCTGGCTGTCAGAAGGCAATGGAAATCAGGAACAGTATAG
- a CDS encoding DUF211 domain-containing protein gives MNIRRLLLDVDKMVSRPSLIELAKAIEAVNGVEALNIVVTEIDIETMDLDVTIEGNNLDYDTIVAAIEKTGAVVHSLDEIVVGSKILERVKPIRK, from the coding sequence ATGAATATAAGAAGACTGTTACTGGATGTTGATAAAATGGTTTCCCGCCCTTCTCTGATCGAACTGGCAAAAGCGATTGAAGCTGTAAACGGGGTTGAAGCATTGAACATCGTGGTTACTGAGATTGATATTGAAACAATGGATTTGGATGTCACGATCGAAGGGAATAATCTCGATTATGATACAATCGTAGCAGCCATTGAAAAAACAGGGGCTGTTGTTCACAGCCTGGACGAGATTGTCGTAGGTTCAAAAATACTTGAACGTGTGAAACCCATAAGAAAATGA